One window from the genome of Salvia splendens isolate huo1 chromosome 9, SspV2, whole genome shotgun sequence encodes:
- the LOC121749735 gene encoding putative 3,4-dihydroxy-2-butanone kinase: MDFRSKKLINDPNDVVTEFIEGLVETYPGLQYLDGFPDVKVVLRADVSAATYDKVAVISGGGSGHEPAHAGFVGEGMLTAAICGDVFASPPVDSILAGIRAVTGPSGCLLIVKNYTGDRLNFGLAAEQAKSEGYKVEMVIVGDDCALPPPRGIAGRRGLAGTILVHKIAGAAAVSGLSLEEVAAEAKRASDMVGTMGVALSVCTLPGQVTPDRLGPGKMELGLGIHGEPGAAVADLQPVDVVVSHVLKQILSTETNYVPITRGSRVVVMINGLGATPLMELMIAAGKVIPGLQLEHGLAVERVYTGSFMTSLDMAGFSITVMKADQAILNRLDAPTRAPNWPVAVDGNRPPAKIPVPVPPSRSKKNDEVSSRPEELSPLGHILEVAIEAAATSIINLRDNLNDWDSKVGDGDCGSTMSRGASAILEDMKKCYPLNDPAETVAEIGSSIRKVMGGTSGIIYDIFFKAAYAQLKANSHAGITALQWAAALEAAIAAVSKYGGANAGYRTLLDALIPASSVLKEKLASGEDPVEAFVLSAEAAVAGAESTKNMQAQAGRSSYVSADILASVVDPGAMAAASWYKAAALAVMNKCKGVDE; encoded by the exons ATGGATTTTCGCAGCAAGAAACTCATTAATGACCCAAACG ATGTTGTGACAGAGTTCATTGAGGGTCTGGTTGAAACCTATCCTGGGTTGCAGTATTTGGATGGTTTCCCTGAT GTCAAAGTTGTATTACGTGCTGATGTTTCTGCTGCCACTTATGACAAAGTAGCCGTAATATCAG GAGGTGGAAGTGGTCATGAGCCTGCTCatgctggatttgttggagaGGGGATGCTTACTGCAGCAATCTGTGGGGATGTTTTTGCCTCCCCTCCTGTTGACTCCATTCTTGCA GGCATCAGAGCTGTAACTGGACCTTCAGGGTGCCTCCTGATTGTCAAG AATTACACCGGTGATCGCCTAAATTTTGGATTGGCAGCTGAGCAGGCTAAGTCTGAAGGTTATAAAGTGGAG ATGGTAATTGTTGGTGATGACTGTGCTCTACCACCTCCGAGAGGCATAGCTGGGAGAAGAGGTTTAGCTGGAACCATTCTTGTTCATAAG ATTGCTGGAGCAGCAGCAGTGTCTGGCCTCTCTTTAGAGGAAGTTGCTGCTGAAGCAAAACGAGCATCAGATATGGTTGGGACTATGGGTGTTGCATTGTCAGTCTGCACATTACCTGGTCAAGTGACTCCAGATCGTTTGGGCCCTGGAAAGATGGAGCTTGGCCTTGGAATT CATGGAGAACCAGGTGCTGCTGTGGCTGACCTCCAACCTGTTGACGTTGTGGTCTCTCATGTCCTAAAGCAAATATTGTCAACG GAAACAAATTACGTTCCTATTACACGTGGTAGTAGAGTTGTGGTGATGATCAATGG ATTAGGGGCCACTCCTCTTATGGAACTGATGATCGCTGCTGGAAAGGTTATTCCTGGACTGCAGCTGGAACACGGACTGGCTGTTGAGAGAGTATACACTGGTTCATTTATGACCTCTCTTGACATGGCAG GATTTTCAATCACTGTGATGAAGGCAGACCAAGCAATTTTGAACCGGTTGGATGCCCCAACTAGGGCTCCAAATTGGCCTGTTGCTGTTGATG GTAACCGCCCGCCCGCAAAAATCCCTGTTCCTGTTCCACCATCTCGTTCTAAAAAGAATGATGAG GTATCGAGTCGCCCTGAAGAACTAAGTCCTTTGGGGCATATTCTTGAAGTGGCTATTGAAGCAGCCGCAACTTCAATTATCAATCTCAGGGACAATTTAAATGACTGGGACAGCAAAGTTGGTGATGGTGACTGTGGATCAACT ATGTCCAGAGGCGCTTCAGCCATTCTTGAAGACATGAAAAAGTG TTATCCTCTGAATGATCCTGCTGAGACTGTCGCTGAAATAGGATCTTCTATAAGAAAAGTCATGGGAGGAACAAGCGGCATCAT ATACGATATATTCTTTAAGGCGGCTTATGCACAGCTGAAGGCAAATAGTCATGCTGGCATCACAGCACTACAAT GGGCTGCTGCTCTTGAAGCTGCTATTGCTGCAGTTAGTAAATACGGTGGTGCCAATGCAGGTTACCGGACCTTACTGGATGCTCTCATTCCAGCATCATCCGTCCTTAAAGAG AAATTGGCTTCTGGAGAAGATCCTGTTGAGGCATTTGTTCTTTCTGCTGAAGCAGCTGTTGCCGGTGCTGAATCAACTAAAAACATGCAAGCACAG GCAGGGCGGTCTTCATATGTGTCTGCTGATATTCTAGCATCAGTTGTAGACCCGGGGGCGATGGCTGCAGCGAGTTGGTACAAAGCAGCCGCGTTAGCTGTAATGAACAAGTGCAAGGGGGTTGATGAGTAA
- the LOC121748503 gene encoding uncharacterized protein LOC121748503 isoform X2 produces the protein MALQWMILAYVVAAEAAIAVILTLPAPKAIQSRISSLISRIVQPSLFIVPFSAFQLLDIYWKSEHRLKCSGETCTAAERSRYERAVCSLWSVDLELKKYLFVQKSISDRMPDSIDRIK, from the exons ATGGCGCTGCAATGGATGATTCTGGCCTACGTAGTGGCAGCTGAGGCAGCGATCGCGGTTATCCTCACGCTACCGGCGCCCAAAGCGATACAGTCGCGAATTTCATCGCTGATATCGCGTATTGTGCAGCCATCGCTATTCATCGTACCCTTCTCCGCCTTTCAGCTCCTAG ATATATACTGGAAGAGTGAGCATCGGCTGAAATGTAGTGGCGAGACCTGCACAGCGGCTGAGAGGAGTCGTTATGAGAGAGCG gtTTGTTCCCTGTGGAGTGTGGACCTTGAGTTGAAGAAGTATCTGTTTGTTCAAAAATCTATTTCTGACCGTATGCCTGATTCAATAGATCGCATTAAGTGA
- the LOC121748503 gene encoding uncharacterized protein LOC121748503 isoform X1, whose amino-acid sequence MALQWMILAYVVAAEAAIAVILTLPAPKAIQSRISSLISRIVQPSLFIVPFSAFQLLDIYWKSEHRLKCSGETCTAAERSRYERAFFKAQRNVILCLAACFLYWCIYRICSYHKEIERLEEVEKREKKD is encoded by the exons ATGGCGCTGCAATGGATGATTCTGGCCTACGTAGTGGCAGCTGAGGCAGCGATCGCGGTTATCCTCACGCTACCGGCGCCCAAAGCGATACAGTCGCGAATTTCATCGCTGATATCGCGTATTGTGCAGCCATCGCTATTCATCGTACCCTTCTCCGCCTTTCAGCTCCTAG ATATATACTGGAAGAGTGAGCATCGGCTGAAATGTAGTGGCGAGACCTGCACAGCGGCTGAGAGGAGTCGTTATGAGAGAGCG TTCTTCAAGGCTCAGAGAAATGTGATCTTGTGTTTAGCTGCATGCTTCCTTTACTG GTGCATCTACCGCATCTGCAGTTATCACAAGGAGATTGAACGCTTGGAGGAGgtggagaagagagagaagaaggattaa
- the LOC121749730 gene encoding zinc finger protein SHOOT GRAVITROPISM 5-like → MLTNIDPSAAPEPPFSYCHTAAATKRKRRPAGTPDPDAEVVSLSPKTLLESDRYVCEICNQGFQRDQNLQMHRRRHKVPWKLLKRETPVARKRVFVCPEPSCLHHDPCHALGDLVGIKKHFRRKHSNQKQWVCDKCSKGYAVQSDYKAHLKTCGTRGHSCDCGRVFSRVESFIEHQDACSMGRLRSDAHPLQQQQPACLSRTALSHSPSSDTNLSAPWQAALALPKPNESLFLTSMGEAIRPPNLELQLLTKSSGEEQSNQLQLSIGSSEINGEAEMVSRCSPRGSSNAGGRPAAAARVKDQAQEQLRVAMAEKAYAEEARQVAKRQIEAAEQEFANAKRIRQAAQAELEKAQALKESATKKINAAMLEITCHSCKSKFQQALFAESSRENSNSIGLNFISSALRGWEMKNADKK, encoded by the exons ATGCTCACCAACATTGATCCCTCCGCCGCGCCGGAGCCCCCTTTCTCCTACTGCCACACCGCTGCCGCCACCAAGCGCAAGCGCCGCCCCGCCGGAACCCCAG ATCCGGATGCGGAGGTGGTGTCGCTGTCGCCGAAGACGCTGCTGGAGTCTGATCGGTACGTGTGCGAGATCTGCAACCAAGGGTTCCAGAGGGATCAGAACCTGCAGATGCACAGGAGGAGGCACAAGGTGCCGTGGAAGCTGCTCAAGAGGGAGACGCCCGTGGCGCGTAAGCGCGTGTTCGTGTGCCCGGAGCCGAGCTGCCTCCACCACGACCCTTGCCACGCCCTCGGCGACCTCGTCGGCATCAAGAAGCATTTCCGCCGCAAGCACAGCAACCAGAAGCAGTGGGTCTGCGACAAGTGCTCCAAAGGCTACGCCGTCCAGTCCGActataaagcccacctcaagaCCTGCGGCACCCGCGGCCACTCCTGCGACTGCGGCCGCGTCTTCTCCAg gGTGGAGAGTTTCATCGAGCATCAAGATGCTTGCAGCATGGGGCGCCTTCGCTCCGACGCCCACCCCCTCCAGCAGCAGCAGCCCGCGTGCTTATCGCGAACGGCGCTGAGCCATAGCCCCTCCAGCGACACCAATCTCAGCGCCCCGTGGCAGGCCGCACTCGCTCTCCCCAAGCCTAACGAATCACTCTTCTTGACAAGTATGGGGGAAGCAATCCGTCCCCCAAATCTCGAACTCCAGCTCTTAACAAAATCGAGCGGCGAGGAGCAATCGAATCAGCTGCAGCTCTCAATCGGCTCGTCGGAGATCAACGGCGAGGCGGAGATGGTGAGCAGGTGCTCGCCGCGGGGGAGCAGCAATGCCGGCGGGaggccggcggcggcggcgagggTGAAGGATCAGGCGCAGGAGCAGCTGCGGGTGGCGATGGCGGAGAAGGCGTACGCGGAGGAGGCGCGGCAGGTGGCGAAGCGGCAGATTGAGGCGGCGGAGCAGGAGTTTGCCAACGCGAAGCGGATCCGACAGGCGGCGCAGGCGGAGCTCGAGAAGGCTCAGGCGCTCAAGGAGAGCGCCACGAAGAAGATCAACGCCGCCATGCTCGAGATCACGTGCCATTCCTGCAAATCCAAGTTTCAGCAAGCGTTGTTTGCTGAGTCGTCGCGTGAGAATTCGAATTCCATTGGATTGAATTTCATCTCGTCTGCGCTCAGGGGCTGGGAAATGAAGAATGCCGataaaaaataa
- the LOC121747967 gene encoding regulator of nonsense transcripts UPF2-like — protein sequence MEPGDGEQQEKHDDERRHDDEEAIARLEEFKKSIEAKMALRQSNLNPERPDTGFLRTLDSSIKRNTAVIKKLKQINEEQREGLMDELRGVNLSKFVSEAVAAICDAKLKAADIQSAVQICSLLHQRYKEFAPSLVQGLLKVFVLGKSVEDLDADKNSRAMKKRSTLKLLLELYFVGVIEDTGIFVNIIKDLTSPEHLKDRDATQTNLSLLASFARQGRFLLGFPLTEQDILEEFLKRLNITADQKKIFRKAFQTYYDAAVELLLSEHASLRQMEHDNAKILNAKGELSEENATSYEKLRKSYDLLSRGVSSLAEALDMQPPVMPEDSHTTRVTSGEDVSSPVASKDSPTLEALWDDDDTRAFYKCLPDLRAFVPAVLLGEVESKPNEQSSKTQDLPADTTPESDKGQVVIQENPEVSADSTIVQEDKEGKDNDKEEKDKEKAKDSDKDKGKEDAGRGEIEKDKTKGLDGTNLEALLHRLPSCVSRDLIDQLTVEFCYLNSKSTRKKLVRVLFNVPRTSLELLAYYSRMVATLSTCMRDVASMLLQLLEEEFNTLINKKDQMNIETKIRNIRFIGELCKFKIAPASLVFTCLKACLDDFTHHNIDVACNLLETCGRFLYRSPETTVRMSNMLEILMRLKNVKNLDPRQSTLVENAYYLCKPPERSARVSKVRPPLHQYIRKLLFSDLDKSSIEHVLRQLRKLPWSECEDYLLKCFLKVHKGKYGQIHLIASLTAGLSRYHDDFAVAVVDEVLEEIRVGLELNEYGMEQQRIAYMRFLGELYNYELVDSSVIFDTLYLILSFGHGTTEQDTLDPPEDCFRMRMVIILLETCGHYFDRGSSKRKLDQFLIHFQRYILSKCVLPLDVEFDLQDLFVDLRPKMIRYSSFEEVNVALSDLEELERRVSEKAHNEKYSDSEKTPRRTSSGTLSVNGQSTGNGTEENGEVHEDDAGETDSDSGSGTTENIGRDDEETDQDEVGESEDEYDDGRDPASDEDDKVRVRQKVAKVDPQEVADFDRELRALMQESLDSRKLELRSRPTINMMIPMNLFEGSVKEHHGRGTEGESGDEITYDGIGGSKEVQVKVLVKRGNKQQTKQMYIPRDCSLVQSTKQKEAAELEEKQDIKRLVLEYNDREEEELNGGMQPLNSSHSGGRVSNRGHSWDGQHRSGGPRYRQHIYHSGAGVYYGRRR from the exons ATGGAACCCGGCGACGGAGAACAACAAGAGAAGCATGACGACGAGCGAAGACACGATGACGAG GAAGCCATTGCCCGGCTTGAGGAATTTAAGAAATCCATTGAAGCGAAAATGGCGTTGCGTCAAAGTAATTTGAATCCCGAGAGGCCTG ACACAGGCTTTCTCAGGACACTTGACTCTAGCATCAAGCGCAATACAGCAgtcattaaaaaattaaagcaaaTCAATGAGGAGCAGCGAGAAGGTCTAATGGATGAATTGCGTGGTGTAAATTTAAGCAAATTTGTTAGTGAAGCCGTGGCTGCGATTTGTGATGCTAAGCTTAAAGCAGCTGATATACAATCTGCTGTACAG ATTTGTTCTTTGCTCCATCAGAGGTACAAAGAATTTGCTCCTAGTCTTGTTCAAGGTCTCTTAAAAGTTTTTGTACTGGGAAAATCCGTGGAGGATCTCGACGCAGACAAAAATTCAAGAGCCATGAAGAAGCGGAGTACCTTGAAGCTTCTCTTGGAGCTTTACTTTGTTGGGGTTATAGAAGATACTGGTATATTTGTGAACATCATTAAGGATCTTACTAGCCCAGAGCATTTGAAGGATCGTGATGCAACACAGACAAATTTGTCCCTTCTTGCTAGTTTTGCTCGTCAAGGAAGGTTTCTTCTTGGATTTCCATTAACAGAACAAGATATTCTTGAAGAG TTTCTTAAGAGACTTAATATTACGGCAGATCAGAAAAAAATCTTCCGGAAGGCTTTCCAGACTTACTATGATGCTGCTGTGGAACTTCTTCTATCTGAGCATGCT TCACTTCGCCAAATGGAGCATGATAATGCAAAGATTTTGAATGCCAAAGGTGAATTGAGTGAGGAAAATGCCACATCATATGAAAAGCTGCGGAAATCGTATGACCTTCTAAGTCGTGGCGTCTCATC TTTAGCAGAAGCACTTGATATGCAACCTCCTGTGATGCCAGAGGATAGTCATACGACTAGAGTCACATCAGGGGAGGATGTTTCATCTCCTGTTGCCAGCAAAGATTCTCCCACTCTCGAAGCCCTGTGGGATGATGATGATACTAGAGCCTTCTACAAGTGCCTTCCAGATCTTAG AGCATTTGTTCCTGCGGTTTTGCTTGGAGAGGTTGAATCGAAGCCGAATGAACAATCTTCAAAGACCCAGGATCTGCCAGCT GATACGACTCCCGAGTCAGATAAAGGTCAAGTTGTTATCCAAGAAAATCCTGAGGTTTCTGCTGATTCTACTATTGTACAAGAGGATAAAGAGGGCAAAGATAATGATAAAGAAGAAAAGGACAAGGAGAAAGCCAAAGACTCTGACAAAGATAAGGGTAAGGAGGATGCTGGAAGAGGAGAAATCGAAAAGGATAAAACCAAAGGTCTTGATGGAACTAATCTTGAAGCTTTACTGCATAGGCTTCCAAGCTGTGTTAGCCGTGATCTGATTGACCAGCTCACA GTTGAGTTTTGCTATCTTAACTCAAAGTCCACTAGGAAAAAGCTTGTGAGGGTATTGTTCAATGTGCCaagaacatctcttgagctgttggCGTACTACTCACGGATGGTTGCTACACTGTCTACGTGTATGAGAGATGTAGCATCCATGCTCTTACAGTTGTTGGAGGAAGAGttcaatactttaattaataaGAAG GATCAAATGAATATTGAAACAAAAATCAGGAATATACGATTTATTGGAGAACTTTGCAAGTTTAAAATTGCTCCTGCCAGCTTAGTTTTTACCTGTCTAAAG GCTTGTTTAGATGATTTCACACACCATAATATAGATGTCGCTTGCAATCTACTTGAGACGTGTGGCCGCTTTCTCTACCGGTCCCCTGAGACCACTGTTCGCATGTCAAACATGCTAGAGATACTGATGCGCTTGAAAAATGTTAAGAATTTGGATCCCCGTCAAAGCACATTGGTGGAAAATGCTTATTACTTGTGTAAACCACCAGAAAGATCTGCACGAGTCTCCAAAGTTCGTCCTCCTTTACATCAG TATATTAGGAAACTACTTTTCTCAGATCTTGATAAGTCCTCCATCGAGCATGTTCTAAGACAATTGCGCAAGCTACCTTGGAGTGAATGTGAGGACTATCttttgaagtgttttctgaaggTTCACAAAGGGAAATATGGTCAGATTCATTTGATTGCATCACTTACTGCTGGTCTGAGTCGCTATCATGATGACTTTGCAGTTGCTGTTGTTGATGAG GTTTTGGAGGAAATTAGAGTGGGTTTAGAGTTAAATGAATATGGAATGGAGCAACAACGGATTGCATACATGCGTTTCTTGGGGGAACTGTATAACTACGAACTTGTTGATTCATCTGTCATTTTTGATACGCTCTATCTAATTCTTTCTTTTGGACATGGGACGACAGAG CAAGATACATTGGATCCTCCAGAGGACTGTTTTCGTATGAGAATGGTCATCATACTTCTTGAGACATGTGGGCATTATTTTGATAGAGGTTCATCAAAAAGGAAGCTTGATCAGTTCTTGATACACTTCCAGAGGTATATTCTGAGCAAATGTGTCCTTCCCCTGGATGTTGAATTTGATCTGCAG GATTTATTTGTTGACTTGAGGCCAAAGATGATCCGTTATTCATCATTTGAGGAGGTTAATGTTGCTCTATCTGATCTTGAAGAACTTGAACGTAGAGTTTCAGAGAAAGCTCATAATGAAAAGTACTCGGACTCGGAAAAAACTCCGCGGAGGACGAGTTCTGGCACTCTATCTGTCAATGGACAAAGTACTGGTAATGGCACTGAGGAAAATGGTGAAGTGCACGAAGATGATGCTGGGGAGACGGATAGTGACTCTGGAAGTGGCACCACTGAGAACATTGGTCGCGATGATGAAGAAACTGACCaagatgaggttggtgaaagtgAAGATGAATATGATGATGGACGGGATCCTGCTTCAGATGAAGATGATAAGGTTCGTGTAAGGCAGAAGGTAGCCAAGGTAGACCCACAGGAGGTGGCTGATTTTGACCGGGAACTGAGAGCTCTAATGCAG GAAAGTTTGGATTCAAGAAAGCTAGAGTTGCGCTCACGGCCAACAATAAATATGATGATTCCCATGAATTTGTTCGAGGGCTCGGTCAAGGAACACCATGGAAGAGGAACTGAAGGTGAAAGTGGTGATGAGATAACATATGATGGGATTGGTGGAAGCAAGGAAGTCCAGGTGAAGGTGCTTGTGAAGCGTGGTAACAAGCAACAGACAAAGCAGATGTATATCCCCCGCGATTGCTCTCTTGTGCAGAGCACAAAGCAAAAGGAAGCAGCCGagctagaagagaaacaagACATAAAGCGTCTTGTCCTAGAATACAACGATAGAGAAGAGGAAGAACTGAACGGAGGTATGCAGCCACTAAACTCATCTCACAGTGGAGGTAGAGTGTCAAACAGGGGCCATTCATGGGATGGACAGCATAGGTCTGGAGGGCCACGCTATCGGCAGCATATTTACCATTCTGGTGCCGGCGTTTACTATGGAAGGAGAAGATAG
- the LOC121746931 gene encoding RNA polymerase II subunit A C-terminal domain phosphatase SSU72-like — protein sequence MKLRHAMVCSSNQNRSMEAHWLLKREGFDVASYGTGQHVKLPGPSLREPNVYDFGTPYKQMFDDLRRKDPELYRRNGILPMLKRNLSVKTAPQRWQENAADGTFDVVLTFEEKVFDMVLEDLHNRKHVLLKPVLVINLEVKDNHEEAAIGGRLALQLCQEIEAAGNWEECVDDLIMNFERQNHRKLVYSISYY from the exons ATGAAGCTGCGACACGCGATGGTGTGCTCTTCGAACCAGAACAGGAGCATGGAGGCGCACTGGCTGCTCAAGAGAGAGGGCTTCGACGTAGCCTCGTACGGAACTGGGCAGCACGTTAAGCTTCCTGGGCCCTCCCTTAGAGAACCCAACGTCTACGATTTCGGCACCCCCTACAAGCAAATGTTCGACGACCTCCGCCGCAAAGACCCCGAATT ATATCGGCGAAATGGAATACTACCAATGCTCAAGAGGAACTTATCAGTAAAAACTGCCCCTCAGCGTTGGCAAGAAAACGCTGCAGATGGTACATTTGATGTCGTACTCACATTCGAAGAAAAAGTTTTTGATATGGTTCTTGAAG ATCTACATAATCGGAAGCATGTGCTTTTGAAGCCTGTTTtagtcatcaacttggaagtaAAAGATAATCACGAGGAGGCAGCAATTGGTGGCCGGCTTGCGCTACAATTATGTCAAGAG ATCGAGGCTGCTGGAAATTGGGAGGAATGTGTTGATGATCTCATTATGAACTTTGAGAGACAAAACCACAGGAAGCTCGTCTACAGCATCTCATACTACTGA